The Teredinibacter sp. KSP-S5-2 genome includes a window with the following:
- a CDS encoding PEP-CTERM sorting domain-containing protein encodes MLRLAYKLILSSALLCLLSTNTSALVVQEYSAFLNSSTLGVDSYTHSGVGGYGADDFIGSGLDLTFTSTLDANGLGSATWSITNNTGSVLEDVRFFVFLDAEIDQAVNTFFNESGALVSVDGAGAADNRADMWEIDEPGYVFGNIYDNLLAGALDNTNEVPAGLEDDVSMALGFEIGNLNAGDAITGVFETSLLNIGGLSHSDFDSNVDFFFNGYVDIFRNVDVSVPEPGSLALFMIGFLGLVMSRRVSR; translated from the coding sequence ATGCTGCGGTTAGCCTATAAATTAATATTGAGTAGTGCTTTATTATGTCTTTTGTCGACCAATACGTCGGCGCTCGTGGTACAGGAATACAGTGCCTTTCTTAATTCTTCCACCTTGGGTGTAGATTCCTATACGCACAGCGGTGTCGGTGGTTATGGTGCGGACGATTTTATCGGTTCGGGCCTGGACTTAACCTTTACTTCTACGCTGGATGCGAACGGCCTCGGTAGCGCAACCTGGAGTATTACCAATAATACCGGATCCGTACTGGAAGATGTTCGTTTCTTCGTTTTCCTCGATGCAGAAATTGATCAGGCTGTGAATACCTTTTTTAACGAATCCGGCGCATTGGTTTCTGTCGATGGTGCTGGTGCTGCGGATAATCGTGCGGACATGTGGGAAATCGATGAGCCGGGTTATGTTTTCGGTAACATTTACGATAATTTGTTGGCCGGTGCTTTGGATAACACCAACGAGGTGCCCGCCGGTTTGGAAGATGATGTCTCGATGGCACTTGGTTTTGAGATTGGTAATTTAAATGCAGGCGATGCAATTACCGGGGTGTTTGAAACCAGTTTGTTAAATATTGGTGGTTTAAGTCATTCCGACTTCGATTCAAATGTTGATTTTTTCTTTAATGGTTACGTGGATATTTTTCGCAATGTTGACGTGTCTGTTCCAGAGCCTGGCTCTTTAGCGTTATTCATGATCGGCTTTTTAGGTTTGGTGATGTCTCGACGCGTTTCTCGTTAG
- a CDS encoding TonB-dependent receptor, protein MYKSLWVAIPCLCSVSVLAQHIEENVNHPAIEEVRVVSLPIATSESDTSLPINVLSGEALREALGATLGETLNSQIGVTLESFGSGVGKPVIRGQSGNRVRVLQGGMGVSDASSVSPDHINAVEPLVAKQIEVIRGPATLLYGNGAIGGVVNVVDNRIPEALSEASLAVEQRYNSADNGRASVIVTDLSAKQFAFHFDASKKENDDVDIPEWAILEEHHEEGDVHVEEPGHEEENYYGYLPNSSGETSNVNAGVSWVGSSGFFGISIGEIDSEYGLPVGSHDAHDHGTEEPVDGAHEEEVLVRLKMEQTRYEVKSQWQFEGPITSLSGHLVFNDYQHTEEEELHVEPGAAVDHGEEEHSTLFSNEGVEGRFLLNHGQSDSWKGVLGTQFSQSEFVVTGEGGYIPVSDIDSYALFAVESFTRGQWIYELGLRAENQTVTPQEHSHCERESDTVSGSAAAIWKFNEASNVSVSLSRSQRAPTIEELYSNVNMDTCGQGGHGMGAHVATGLVEIGNADLENETSTNFELGYEKSAGSITGSFSLFHNEVDDFIYLKEHLHVHAGDQAHEEPEMAEYDQRNATFQGLEAEVMKTFDLTPSLHLDWSVYGDYIVAEFENGENLPRISPARIGTEFSLVGESWTAKLRATNVSKQDEVAEGETETEGYTRLDLYADYHVNWDIAEFTLFAKGKNLLDEDIRHHTSFIKHLAPEAGRGFELGIRLSI, encoded by the coding sequence ATGTATAAATCGTTATGGGTCGCTATCCCGTGCCTGTGTTCAGTTTCTGTATTAGCTCAACATATAGAAGAAAATGTAAATCACCCAGCTATCGAAGAAGTTCGGGTTGTCAGTTTGCCTATTGCCACATCTGAGTCTGATACCAGTTTGCCGATTAATGTTCTGTCTGGCGAAGCACTGCGCGAAGCGTTAGGAGCCACCTTAGGGGAGACCTTGAACAGTCAAATTGGCGTTACCCTTGAGAGCTTCGGTTCCGGTGTTGGCAAACCTGTAATTCGTGGGCAGTCAGGCAACCGGGTTAGAGTTTTGCAAGGAGGCATGGGTGTGTCCGATGCTTCATCGGTCAGCCCAGACCATATAAATGCTGTTGAGCCTCTGGTGGCTAAGCAAATAGAGGTGATACGTGGGCCGGCAACCTTGCTCTACGGTAATGGTGCTATTGGTGGTGTGGTGAATGTGGTGGACAATCGGATTCCGGAGGCGCTCTCGGAAGCCTCTCTGGCCGTGGAGCAGCGCTACAACTCAGCGGATAACGGAAGAGCTTCAGTAATTGTGACGGATTTGTCCGCGAAGCAGTTTGCATTTCATTTTGATGCATCCAAAAAAGAAAATGATGATGTGGATATTCCAGAATGGGCGATTCTCGAAGAGCACCATGAAGAGGGGGATGTCCATGTTGAAGAGCCAGGGCATGAAGAAGAGAATTATTATGGTTACCTGCCTAACTCTAGTGGTGAAACCAGTAATGTAAATGCGGGCGTATCCTGGGTGGGTAGTTCGGGTTTCTTTGGTATTTCAATCGGCGAAATTGATAGCGAATATGGCTTACCCGTTGGTTCTCATGATGCGCATGATCACGGCACTGAAGAGCCTGTTGATGGAGCGCATGAAGAAGAAGTGTTGGTCCGTCTTAAAATGGAGCAAACGCGCTACGAAGTGAAATCCCAATGGCAATTTGAAGGCCCAATAACTTCCCTGAGTGGTCATTTGGTCTTTAACGATTATCAACATACCGAAGAAGAAGAGTTGCATGTTGAACCGGGGGCTGCCGTAGATCATGGTGAAGAAGAGCATTCCACTTTGTTTTCTAATGAAGGTGTAGAAGGGCGTTTCCTGTTAAATCATGGTCAGTCTGACAGTTGGAAAGGTGTGCTAGGCACGCAGTTTTCACAAAGTGAATTTGTTGTGACTGGTGAGGGTGGTTATATCCCGGTTTCCGATATTGATTCCTACGCACTGTTTGCCGTTGAATCATTCACTCGTGGCCAATGGATTTATGAGTTGGGTTTGCGGGCAGAAAATCAGACTGTGACGCCTCAAGAGCATTCTCACTGTGAAAGAGAATCAGATACTGTTAGCGGCAGTGCTGCGGCAATATGGAAATTCAATGAAGCGTCCAATGTGTCCGTCAGTTTGAGTCGTTCACAGAGGGCGCCGACGATTGAAGAACTCTATTCCAATGTCAATATGGATACCTGCGGTCAAGGGGGGCACGGAATGGGCGCTCATGTGGCAACCGGGTTAGTGGAAATTGGTAATGCCGACCTTGAGAATGAAACATCCACAAACTTTGAGTTGGGCTATGAAAAAAGTGCCGGCTCAATAACCGGAAGTTTTAGCTTGTTTCATAACGAAGTGGATGATTTTATCTATTTAAAAGAACACCTTCATGTACATGCCGGCGATCAGGCGCATGAAGAACCGGAAATGGCCGAGTACGATCAACGTAATGCAACATTTCAAGGGTTGGAAGCGGAGGTGATGAAAACCTTTGATTTAACTCCGTCACTGCATTTGGATTGGAGTGTTTACGGCGATTATATTGTGGCCGAGTTTGAAAACGGAGAAAACCTTCCGCGAATTTCACCTGCACGGATAGGAACAGAGTTTTCGTTGGTGGGTGAGAGCTGGACGGCAAAGTTGCGAGCGACAAATGTGAGCAAGCAAGATGAGGTAGCTGAAGGGGAAACCGAAACGGAAGGTTATACTCGCCTGGATTTGTATGCCGATTACCATGTTAATTGGGATATCGCCGAATTTACATTGTTTGCCAAAGGTAAAAATTTACTGGATGAAGATATTCGTCACCATACATCCTTTATTAAGCACCTGGCTCCAGAAGCGGGTAGAGGGTTTGAGTTGGGGATTCGCTTGAGTATATAG
- a CDS encoding FapA family protein, with protein MNDNRENASSPAEAERYFIPYTLELDESTGKLFGIITKRPTPDPTNDNPDQIDFVQIDKEITKVSPHKIRMDLEARDFHHFFYPTNSVESFVRKVKNHEAGKYEIAERRDADIKITVSNDRLQARAQTSEAWGGKKLTKEQVDKAVEQAKLSESTIDKNALNKLTKTSKAVDIVLATAIPAQNGQDARLEILVQSKIEKVRNVDSIDAIDQHEVFDYSVVEEGDPLVRKIPASSGIEGLNVVGKAIKPKKGRDVKLPNRSSGAEVSPDDKNLIISAIKGHPVVSNSQAKVDPVLTLRAVDLNSGNVDYDGTVIVTGNVRSGFQVKASGDIFVKGFVNKGHLESGGSIYISGGIQGDTSNEAHSSFLQARENIEIKFANQSKIQCGGELHVKEYLLNCTTYSLKKITIGEKSGRGAIIGGCTKSNWSIRAKVLGSDAYVPTEIILGSNSVAQKELEKFQKKKKQRRLEATKLESVLRRIRETDDPTSMGDITLDKARKIENTLKAINEMIEEYDQHIDELQDVVPDSEQLQVQVESTLYPNVTIIINDASLHLEKEHRQVTIEKLNSDIEIRPLNDKE; from the coding sequence GTGAACGATAACCGTGAAAACGCGTCTTCACCCGCTGAAGCAGAGCGCTATTTTATTCCTTATACGCTGGAACTCGATGAAAGCACAGGGAAACTGTTCGGTATTATTACCAAACGCCCCACACCCGACCCTACCAATGACAACCCGGACCAAATCGATTTTGTACAAATCGATAAGGAAATCACCAAGGTTTCTCCCCACAAAATCCGTATGGATTTAGAAGCTCGGGATTTCCATCATTTTTTCTACCCCACTAATAGCGTTGAATCTTTTGTTCGTAAGGTAAAAAATCACGAAGCCGGGAAATATGAAATCGCGGAACGCCGGGATGCGGATATCAAAATCACGGTCTCCAACGACAGGCTTCAGGCTCGAGCACAAACTTCAGAAGCCTGGGGCGGCAAAAAGCTCACCAAAGAACAAGTCGACAAGGCAGTAGAACAAGCCAAGCTAAGCGAAAGCACCATAGATAAAAACGCACTAAACAAGTTAACCAAAACATCGAAAGCCGTTGATATTGTATTAGCAACCGCTATTCCAGCACAAAATGGCCAGGATGCTCGCCTTGAAATACTCGTACAGAGCAAAATAGAAAAAGTCAGAAACGTCGACAGTATTGATGCCATTGACCAGCATGAAGTTTTTGACTACTCCGTTGTGGAGGAAGGCGACCCCTTGGTTCGCAAAATTCCTGCGAGTTCAGGTATTGAAGGATTAAATGTTGTCGGCAAAGCCATAAAACCCAAAAAAGGCAGAGACGTAAAATTGCCCAACCGGTCCAGCGGTGCTGAAGTCAGTCCTGATGATAAAAACCTGATCATCTCCGCAATAAAAGGTCATCCGGTTGTCTCCAATTCACAGGCAAAAGTTGACCCTGTACTGACACTACGAGCCGTGGATTTAAACAGTGGTAACGTTGACTACGACGGTACGGTAATTGTAACGGGTAACGTTCGCAGTGGATTTCAGGTAAAAGCATCCGGTGATATTTTTGTTAAAGGCTTTGTGAATAAAGGCCATCTCGAATCCGGTGGCAGCATTTATATCAGTGGTGGTATCCAGGGAGACACATCTAACGAAGCCCACTCTTCTTTTTTACAAGCCAGGGAAAACATAGAAATCAAGTTTGCCAATCAAAGCAAAATCCAATGCGGTGGCGAATTGCACGTAAAAGAATATCTACTGAATTGCACCACTTACTCATTAAAGAAAATAACCATTGGAGAAAAATCCGGTCGCGGCGCCATTATTGGTGGCTGTACAAAATCCAATTGGAGTATTCGCGCCAAAGTGTTAGGCAGCGATGCGTATGTGCCCACAGAAATTATTCTAGGTTCTAATAGCGTTGCGCAAAAAGAACTGGAAAAATTCCAGAAGAAGAAAAAGCAAAGACGCCTGGAAGCCACCAAGCTGGAAAGTGTGTTACGACGTATACGAGAAACAGATGACCCCACATCAATGGGCGATATCACACTCGACAAAGCCAGAAAAATTGAAAACACCCTGAAGGCCATAAACGAGATGATCGAAGAGTATGATCAACATATCGATGAGTTGCAGGATGTGGTGCCAGATTCAGAACAATTGCAAGTGCAAGTTGAAAGCACACTCTACCCAAATGTGACTATTATTATTAATGATGCAAGCCTCCACCTTGAAAAAGAACATAGACAGGTGACCATCGAAAAACTCAATAGTGATATAGAAATACGTCCTCTTAACGATAAAGAATAA
- a CDS encoding CBS domain-containing protein codes for MFVADIMSKDVITVSPDHSLAEVASVFEVVKFRHLLVASNGKLEGIISDRDVVAHISPFLGTIDERESDRDLMNQKAYQFMSTEIITVDCETLVDSASILLLEHSISCLPVTYDDGSIAGILSWKDILQYHVYGVDRTLDYKL; via the coding sequence ATGTTTGTTGCGGACATTATGAGTAAAGATGTCATCACTGTCAGTCCAGATCACAGCCTGGCAGAAGTCGCCTCAGTATTTGAAGTTGTCAAATTTCGCCACCTCTTGGTCGCCAGCAACGGCAAGCTAGAAGGCATCATATCTGACCGGGATGTGGTCGCGCATATCAGCCCCTTCCTTGGCACAATAGATGAACGGGAAAGTGACCGAGATCTTATGAACCAAAAAGCCTACCAATTCATGTCAACAGAGATTATTACCGTTGACTGCGAGACGCTGGTAGATAGTGCCTCGATTCTGCTATTGGAACACAGTATCTCTTGCCTCCCTGTTACCTACGACGATGGCAGCATTGCTGGAATATTAAGCTGGAAGGACATTTTGCAATATCATGTTTACGGTGTGGATCGCACTCTGGACTATAAATTGTAA
- a CDS encoding HDOD domain-containing protein: MSFSLKTLFGRKTEQDPSRITVIEPQSYSIEHSQHAFFRYLYPEKTSRPLTVPQKLVIDVVKSSLAKKNTRQKSVPHLPTVIPKLLRTLKDPDASARDFVAIINKDPAMSAAVLKLANSVYFNPVSHKISDIEPAVVKLGIDGLRSVLSAAVMQPVLQQHSPYFSMTGQKIWQHSLVCAVTCELIAKHRGMEKFTVYLMGLVHDIGKITTFSELCKQFEANGEDNTPGYNAFVPLMKVLSPAVSYWVAKDWELPANIVTALAEQVNISAGTKVSEYGNLLCHANLCAEAYFTVRQQDKQLANEILKALKLPGDLYNKLDQLMMDV, encoded by the coding sequence ATGTCATTTAGCCTTAAAACACTCTTCGGCAGAAAAACAGAGCAAGATCCTTCCAGGATTACAGTAATTGAACCTCAAAGCTATTCCATTGAGCATTCCCAGCACGCATTTTTCCGCTACCTTTATCCCGAGAAAACAAGCCGGCCACTAACGGTTCCACAAAAACTTGTGATCGATGTAGTAAAATCATCGCTAGCAAAAAAAAACACCCGACAAAAATCCGTTCCGCATTTACCAACCGTTATTCCGAAACTTCTTAGAACCCTAAAAGACCCGGATGCTTCCGCGCGTGATTTTGTTGCCATCATCAATAAAGACCCGGCAATGAGTGCTGCGGTTTTAAAACTGGCCAACAGTGTTTACTTTAACCCTGTCAGCCATAAAATTTCGGACATTGAACCAGCCGTTGTAAAGCTGGGAATTGATGGACTTAGATCCGTACTTTCCGCAGCGGTAATGCAACCGGTATTACAGCAACATTCCCCCTACTTCTCTATGACGGGACAAAAGATATGGCAGCACTCACTGGTATGTGCGGTTACATGCGAACTGATAGCCAAACACAGAGGAATGGAAAAGTTCACTGTTTACTTAATGGGATTAGTACACGACATTGGCAAAATTACAACCTTCAGTGAATTATGCAAACAGTTTGAAGCTAATGGCGAAGACAATACGCCAGGATATAATGCATTCGTTCCTCTAATGAAAGTACTTTCCCCTGCAGTGAGCTACTGGGTAGCCAAAGATTGGGAACTACCCGCCAATATTGTTACTGCACTAGCGGAACAAGTAAACATCAGCGCCGGTACTAAAGTAAGTGAATACGGTAATTTATTATGCCATGCCAATTTGTGTGCTGAAGCATACTTTACTGTTAGACAACAAGACAAACAGCTTGCCAACGAGATATTAAAAGCTTTAAAGCTTCCGGGCGATTTATACAACAAACTTGATCAGCTAATGATGGATGTTTAG
- a CDS encoding helix-turn-helix domain-containing protein produces the protein MSYVITLSLIALSLKLLTLLIYKKEFLTLNKYLLSIILGITGMNSIEMFFYSYINQPENGLVVLIFFYLFVLVFVYSSLLYALNISNHENTTSVFFSVFGFITCCVVLLTPGAAISGIESIGYSITRIPGPYYHILQIGILIPLLSCIVIAFLTLVTSRKHQLHTQALAYLITFTPTFFIGSAIIFLMHIGVKVNASVVISFSTSFLLWLLLFTQKKESMYRLMSLIPGTRANKLYRQLAYHICNPQNGMNDPIHYLEIEIIHEALQMTNGNRAEAAELLGISKPTLQRRLKDQLEKEPEKELTIKY, from the coding sequence ATGTCCTATGTAATTACACTGAGTTTAATTGCACTATCTCTTAAACTTCTAACATTACTCATCTATAAAAAAGAGTTTTTAACACTCAACAAATACCTGCTATCAATTATTCTTGGCATTACTGGAATGAACTCCATCGAGATGTTTTTCTATTCCTACATAAATCAGCCAGAAAACGGGTTGGTAGTTTTGATATTTTTCTATCTGTTTGTTTTAGTTTTTGTATACTCTTCGCTACTTTACGCATTAAACATTTCCAATCACGAAAACACGACATCCGTATTCTTTAGTGTTTTTGGCTTTATTACATGCTGTGTGGTATTACTCACTCCTGGCGCAGCTATTTCCGGCATAGAAAGTATTGGATATTCAATAACCAGAATTCCTGGCCCCTATTATCATATTCTACAAATAGGTATTCTGATTCCATTATTGAGTTGCATTGTTATCGCTTTCTTAACACTTGTTACATCGAGAAAACATCAACTTCACACTCAGGCGCTCGCCTACCTGATAACGTTTACACCTACATTTTTTATTGGTTCTGCAATTATTTTCCTAATGCATATTGGAGTAAAGGTTAATGCTAGTGTTGTTATCTCTTTCTCAACCAGCTTTCTTTTATGGCTACTGCTGTTTACCCAAAAGAAAGAGAGTATGTATCGACTTATGAGCCTCATCCCTGGTACGCGCGCCAACAAACTCTACCGACAACTTGCGTATCATATCTGCAATCCTCAAAACGGAATGAATGACCCGATACATTATCTGGAAATCGAAATTATTCATGAAGCACTTCAAATGACCAACGGCAACCGCGCCGAAGCAGCAGAATTATTAGGCATATCCAAACCTACACTTCAAAGACGACTAAAAGATCAGCTTGAAAAAGAGCCAGAGAAAGAATTAACCATCAAGTACTAA